The following coding sequences lie in one Elusimicrobiota bacterium genomic window:
- a CDS encoding 4Fe-4S dicluster domain-containing protein — protein MPLPQNDARRLALVKGASRAKIKALVNLGACTGCEVCVAVCPVPSCIEKFGDDPSTFGVYVNYDICIGCQLCAKDCPWDTIRMVPTSSVAGHQTSLDSQPNAEHPVFKRLDLLPKDVKTPAVIEGHLPASLKPTMSPPPSAASPG, from the coding sequence ATGCCGCTCCCCCAGAACGACGCGCGGCGGCTTGCTTTGGTCAAGGGCGCCTCCCGCGCCAAGATCAAGGCCCTGGTCAACTTGGGGGCCTGCACCGGCTGCGAGGTCTGCGTGGCCGTCTGCCCGGTCCCCAGCTGCATCGAGAAATTCGGCGACGACCCCTCGACCTTCGGAGTCTACGTCAACTACGACATCTGCATCGGCTGCCAGCTTTGCGCCAAGGACTGCCCGTGGGATACTATTCGCATGGTTCCGACCTCGAGCGTGGCCGGCCACCAGACTTCGCTCGACTCCCAGCCGAACGCCGAGCACCCCGTTTTCAAGCGCTTGGACCTGCTGCCCAAGGATGTCAAGACGCCCGCTGTCATCGAAGGCCACCTCCCGGCGTCGCTCAAGCCCACGATGTCTCCGCCGCCCAGCGCGGCTTCGCCCGGCTGA
- a CDS encoding caspase family protein, whose product MKTGYGGLALASFAATMLLAGCASPAAVKRPVNLALNRLSLAVFVPADAREASDGQVAEQIIDAFRPHFQLVLLEKLAETAARDADLRVNLSVNVKYAANMFGITHVQARARFSKPDGQSIEELAVHGWQKGRPFLLTDDINRIAIKAARDQMESALLGSAKLAEFARSAPMSEHERVQSSPVASDVDAPPRAAAAKSHAYAVVIGVGKYRHKLPAADFADADAKLVTLYLRALGYQDANLAMLINDEASKGDFEKYFERWLPNHAEAGAEVLVYYSGHGAPNPKTGDAYLVPYDGDPTYIAETGYPLKKMYEHLARLPAAKITVVMDSCFSGAGGRSVIAAGARPLVTVAQTDVPAKLAVMAASAGDQISNTYQDKGHGLFTYYFLKGLKEKGDDMQSVFDYLKPKVSAYARRELNADQDPQWRQGK is encoded by the coding sequence ATGAAAACTGGGTACGGAGGACTGGCCCTCGCATCCTTCGCCGCGACGATGCTGCTTGCGGGCTGCGCCTCACCGGCGGCCGTGAAGCGCCCGGTGAACCTGGCTCTCAATCGCCTGAGCCTTGCGGTGTTCGTTCCGGCAGATGCCAGAGAAGCCTCGGACGGCCAAGTCGCCGAACAGATCATTGATGCTTTCCGACCCCATTTTCAGCTAGTCCTGCTCGAAAAGCTAGCGGAGACCGCTGCGCGCGATGCCGATTTGAGGGTGAACCTGTCGGTGAACGTCAAGTACGCCGCGAATATGTTCGGGATCACGCACGTCCAGGCGCGCGCGCGATTTTCAAAGCCAGATGGCCAGTCGATCGAGGAACTGGCCGTCCATGGATGGCAGAAGGGGCGGCCGTTCCTGCTGACCGACGACATCAACCGCATCGCCATCAAGGCCGCACGCGACCAAATGGAAAGCGCGCTGCTGGGCTCCGCGAAGCTGGCGGAATTCGCGCGCTCCGCGCCCATGTCGGAGCATGAGCGGGTCCAGTCGTCACCGGTCGCCTCGGATGTCGACGCGCCGCCGCGCGCGGCGGCGGCCAAGTCTCATGCCTATGCTGTCGTGATCGGGGTCGGCAAGTACCGGCATAAGCTGCCTGCCGCCGATTTTGCGGACGCTGACGCCAAGTTGGTCACGCTATACTTGCGGGCGCTGGGCTACCAGGACGCCAACCTCGCCATGCTGATCAACGACGAGGCGTCGAAAGGCGACTTCGAGAAATATTTCGAGCGTTGGCTTCCCAACCATGCCGAGGCGGGCGCGGAGGTTCTCGTCTATTATTCCGGCCACGGCGCGCCCAATCCCAAGACCGGCGACGCCTATCTCGTTCCTTACGACGGCGACCCGACCTACATCGCCGAGACCGGCTATCCGCTTAAGAAGATGTACGAGCACTTGGCTAGGCTCCCTGCCGCGAAGATCACCGTCGTCATGGACTCGTGTTTCTCCGGGGCGGGCGGCCGCTCGGTGATTGCCGCGGGCGCAAGGCCGCTCGTCACCGTGGCGCAGACGGATGTCCCGGCCAAGCTCGCCGTGATGGCGGCTTCGGCCGGCGATCAGATCTCGAACACCTACCAGGACAAGGGCCATGGGCTTTTCACCTACTATTTCCTCAAGGGGCTCAAGGAAAAGGGCGACGACATGCAGTCGGTCTTCGATTACCTGAAGCCGAAAGTCAGCGCCTACGCGCGCCGCGAGCTCAACGCCGACCAAGACCCGCAATGGCGGCAGGGGAAATGA
- a CDS encoding MFS transporter produces MTPHSAAYRRRRFWNWFPLGLTYAAFYMSRYNLNVASTELMTRFHFTKAQFGLIATAGFWTYALSVIVNGPLTDRCGGKKAILFGALGTALVNAAVGLLFLNGWASKVLLGMSLLYAVNQYFQSFGALAVVKINAPWFHVRERGVFGGIFGIMISSGYFLAMTIGGWILASMPWYCVFLIPAAAVAAMMLADKVLVADTPAQAGFSNFDTGDATSGRSDKDEPVDFSYLVKNVFSNPVILTLTAAEFCTGFVRQGLLLWFVPFLKEVHHVQHGTRLFSMATLGITLGGIAGGLLCGFLSDKCFQSRRPPVAFIFYLGQIAALAALGRASSPAMASFMIGFTCLWIFGVHGMLSGTASMDFGGTKAAATVTGLLDGVQYVASGLAGFLLGALLDKFGWGAWTCMIMPFSAAGALLMLPLWRATPMNTTVSLGPASALPRENEEAVPV; encoded by the coding sequence GTGACACCCCACAGCGCGGCTTACCGGCGCAGGCGCTTCTGGAATTGGTTCCCCTTGGGCCTGACCTACGCCGCGTTCTATATGAGCCGGTACAACCTCAACGTCGCCTCCACCGAGCTCATGACCCGGTTCCATTTTACCAAGGCCCAGTTCGGCTTGATCGCGACGGCCGGCTTTTGGACCTACGCCCTCTCCGTCATCGTCAACGGCCCCTTGACCGACCGCTGCGGGGGAAAGAAGGCCATCCTCTTCGGGGCCCTCGGCACAGCCTTGGTCAATGCGGCGGTGGGCTTGCTCTTTCTCAACGGCTGGGCCTCCAAGGTCCTCCTGGGCATGAGCCTGCTTTACGCGGTCAACCAATATTTCCAGTCCTTCGGGGCCTTGGCCGTGGTCAAGATCAACGCCCCCTGGTTCCACGTGCGCGAGCGCGGCGTCTTCGGCGGCATCTTCGGGATTATGATCTCGAGCGGCTATTTCCTGGCCATGACGATCGGGGGCTGGATTTTGGCCTCAATGCCCTGGTACTGCGTCTTCCTGATCCCCGCCGCCGCCGTCGCCGCCATGATGCTCGCCGACAAGGTCCTGGTGGCCGATACGCCCGCCCAAGCGGGCTTCTCGAATTTCGACACCGGTGACGCTACGAGCGGACGATCTGACAAGGACGAGCCGGTTGACTTCTCCTATCTCGTCAAGAACGTGTTCTCCAACCCTGTAATCCTCACCTTGACCGCCGCGGAGTTCTGCACGGGCTTTGTCCGCCAGGGGCTGCTCCTTTGGTTCGTGCCTTTCCTCAAAGAAGTCCATCATGTCCAGCATGGAACCCGCTTATTCTCCATGGCGACCTTGGGCATCACTTTGGGCGGGATCGCGGGGGGGCTCTTGTGCGGGTTTCTCTCGGACAAATGCTTCCAGTCCCGAAGGCCTCCGGTGGCCTTCATCTTCTACTTGGGGCAAATCGCCGCCTTGGCCGCCCTGGGCCGGGCCTCGTCGCCGGCCATGGCCTCGTTCATGATCGGATTTACCTGCCTCTGGATTTTTGGGGTGCACGGAATGCTTTCCGGCACGGCCTCCATGGACTTCGGCGGCACCAAGGCCGCGGCCACGGTGACCGGGCTTTTGGACGGGGTCCAATACGTGGCCTCCGGCCTGGCCGGCTTTCTCCTCGGAGCCCTTCTCGATAAATTCGGCTGGGGGGCCTGGACCTGCATGATCATGCCCTTCTCCGCGGCCGGCGCGCTTCTGATGCTCCCTCTATGGAGGGCTACTCCGATGAACACGACGGTGAGCCTGGGCCCCGCTTCCGCCCTGCCCCGCGAGAACGAGGAGGCGGTGCCGGTGTGA
- a CDS encoding caspase family protein produces the protein MKRSGRNQNAVVAALLLLLSACTTLESRQAAAEKRIAEAIASGERQELIEALYLAGAWGLTDRMKEALARGADPNGRSSSGYPVLYGPAMDNKPEALRLLLEAGADRAAAFKQPGWGRPTALEYAQALGYQEIVAVLSGPQIVASVPKTPALSPARVASDVDDLPAAKSPARRDAYAVVIGVGKYRQKLPDADFADMDARLVSRYLTRVMGYQDANVATLVNDEATKGDFEKYFDQWLPNRVEKDAKVLVYYSGHGAPNPETGDAYLVPYDGDPTYLKQTGYQLKSLYEALSQLPTRDISVIVDSCFSGAGGRSILAKGARPLVNVRMGGVVPSNIRVLSASASDQISHAYEAQRHGLFTYFLLKGIKEQAGTGPVDMKKVFDYAAPQVSNIARRDYNSDQVPQWREGE, from the coding sequence GTGAAGCGGAGTGGCAGGAACCAAAATGCCGTCGTTGCCGCCTTGCTGCTCCTGCTTTCCGCTTGCACGACTCTTGAGAGCCGACAGGCGGCCGCCGAGAAACGGATAGCCGAAGCGATCGCAAGCGGCGAACGCCAGGAGCTCATCGAGGCGCTGTACTTGGCGGGGGCATGGGGCTTGACAGACAGGATGAAAGAAGCCCTTGCCCGCGGAGCCGATCCTAACGGGAGATCCTCCTCGGGGTATCCAGTGCTTTACGGGCCGGCAATGGACAATAAGCCCGAGGCGCTGCGCTTGTTGCTGGAGGCGGGAGCAGACAGGGCGGCGGCCTTCAAGCAGCCAGGCTGGGGGCGGCCGACGGCGTTGGAGTATGCTCAAGCCCTCGGGTATCAGGAGATCGTCGCGGTGCTCTCGGGGCCGCAGATCGTGGCGAGCGTTCCGAAGACGCCCGCTCTCTCGCCCGCACGCGTCGCCTCCGACGTTGACGACCTTCCGGCGGCCAAGTCCCCGGCGCGCCGGGATGCCTATGCCGTGGTGATCGGCGTCGGCAAGTACCGGCAGAAGCTCCCGGACGCCGATTTCGCCGACATGGACGCGCGCCTTGTCTCGCGCTATCTGACGCGGGTTATGGGCTATCAGGATGCCAACGTCGCCACTCTGGTCAACGACGAGGCGACCAAAGGCGATTTCGAGAAATATTTTGACCAGTGGCTGCCCAACCGCGTGGAGAAGGACGCCAAGGTTCTTGTCTATTACTCGGGTCACGGCGCGCCCAATCCCGAGACGGGCGATGCCTATTTGGTGCCTTATGACGGCGACCCGACGTACCTTAAACAGACGGGCTACCAACTCAAGAGTCTTTATGAGGCGCTCTCCCAACTCCCGACCAGGGATATCTCCGTCATCGTGGATTCGTGCTTCTCGGGCGCCGGCGGACGTTCTATTCTCGCCAAGGGCGCGCGCCCGCTGGTCAACGTGAGGATGGGCGGAGTTGTCCCTTCCAACATCAGGGTCCTTTCCGCCTCGGCCTCGGACCAGATCAGCCATGCCTATGAGGCGCAGCGGCACGGGCTTTTCACCTACTTCCTGCTCAAAGGCATCAAGGAGCAGGCGGGCACTGGGCCCGTGGATATGAAGAAAGTGTTTGATTACGCTGCGCCCCAGGTCAGCAATATCGCCCGGCGCGACTACAACAGCGACCAGGTGCCGCAGTGGCGGGAGGGGGAATGA
- the bcp gene encoding thioredoxin-dependent thiol peroxidase, protein MAIKAAAELQVGDAAPAFETTDEAGRSQSLKQYRGKTVVLYFYPKDHTSGCTVEACDFRDNHEAFLKKGAVVLGVSPDPAKSHRSFKEKHALPFPLLLDEDRKICQAYGVWKEKSMYGRKYLGVERSTFVIGPDGRLRQVLRKVKVPEHVRGLMGAL, encoded by the coding sequence ATGGCGATCAAGGCAGCGGCTGAGTTGCAGGTCGGGGACGCGGCTCCCGCTTTTGAGACGACGGACGAGGCGGGCCGCTCCCAAAGCCTCAAGCAATACCGGGGCAAGACCGTCGTCCTTTACTTCTACCCCAAGGATCATACCTCGGGCTGCACGGTTGAGGCCTGCGATTTTCGAGACAACCACGAAGCCTTCCTCAAAAAGGGCGCGGTGGTCCTGGGCGTGAGCCCCGATCCCGCCAAGTCCCACCGCAGCTTCAAGGAAAAGCACGCCCTTCCCTTCCCTCTGCTCCTGGACGAGGACAGGAAAATCTGCCAAGCGTACGGCGTCTGGAAGGAGAAATCCATGTACGGCCGCAAGTACCTGGGGGTGGAGCGCTCCACCTTCGTTATCGGCCCCGACGGCCGCCTGAGGCAGGTCCTGCGCAAGGTGAAAGTGCCCGAGCACGTCCGGGGCCTCATGGGGGCGCTTTAA
- a CDS encoding phosphodiester glycosidase family protein, protein MRRQGLSLALLLLPLAPASAGTTTRCWKTGDFLGRAYHVAFIGNPERNLSIRHKRGGEPFSRVQDLGVVVTNGTFFDPMLRALGDILIPGEPPYRPPWLVSKREPGRVVDLRRRWGVGVRRDGTLAIARGRAALSEMKLYLGGAGILLIGGADRSDDNYPETGVPGISFPRDVIERRAGRTALGLALENGETILLIVNVPSPVGLFEQGSAALGLGDKGASVKELAQLMKTLGARDAVFYDGGGASAFAAGPPGAKDILVPPSNPQEDRNPSHIIVKACQ, encoded by the coding sequence GTGAGAAGGCAAGGCCTCTCCCTGGCGCTGCTGCTTCTGCCCCTAGCCCCAGCCTCGGCCGGGACCACTACCCGCTGCTGGAAAACCGGGGACTTCCTTGGACGCGCCTACCACGTCGCCTTCATAGGGAATCCCGAGCGCAATCTTTCCATCCGCCACAAGCGCGGGGGCGAGCCATTCTCGCGAGTCCAGGACCTCGGCGTAGTGGTCACAAACGGCACCTTCTTCGATCCCATGCTGAGAGCACTCGGGGACATCCTCATTCCCGGAGAGCCCCCCTACCGGCCGCCGTGGCTGGTGAGCAAGCGAGAGCCGGGGCGCGTGGTGGACTTGAGGCGGCGCTGGGGAGTCGGCGTGCGCCGCGACGGGACCCTCGCGATAGCCCGGGGCCGCGCAGCGCTTTCCGAAATGAAGCTCTACCTCGGCGGCGCGGGAATCCTGCTCATTGGCGGCGCGGATCGGAGCGATGACAATTATCCCGAGACAGGCGTGCCCGGAATCAGCTTCCCCAGGGACGTCATCGAGCGCCGAGCCGGGCGCACCGCCCTCGGGCTTGCCCTGGAGAATGGAGAAACCATTCTTTTGATCGTAAACGTCCCCTCTCCCGTGGGACTGTTCGAGCAAGGCAGCGCTGCCCTGGGCTTGGGCGACAAGGGTGCCAGCGTCAAGGAGTTGGCCCAACTCATGAAAACCCTTGGAGCCCGGGACGCCGTGTTCTACGATGGTGGAGGCGCGTCCGCCTTCGCCGCCGGGCCGCCAGGAGCCAAGGATATCCTCGTCCCGCCAAGCAACCCCCAAGAGGACAGGAACCCCTCCCACATCATCGTAAAAGCCTGTCAGTAG